A single genomic interval of Syntrophobotulus glycolicus DSM 8271 harbors:
- a CDS encoding type II toxin-antitoxin system YafQ family toxin, protein MKLDVVWTSQFKKDYKLAMKRGQNVNLLDDIIRLLAKGVPLPETNRDHTLSGNWISHRECHIQSDWLLVYRVDNDILVLTLARTGTHSDLFGR, encoded by the coding sequence ATGAAACTGGACGTTGTCTGGACATCCCAATTCAAGAAGGACTACAAGCTGGCGATGAAACGCGGGCAAAATGTCAATTTGCTGGACGATATCATACGTCTGCTTGCCAAGGGCGTGCCCCTACCTGAAACCAACCGCGACCACACGCTATCCGGGAATTGGATAAGCCATCGGGAATGTCATATTCAAAGCGATTGGCTGCTTGTGTATCGCGTGGATAATGATATTCTTGTACTGACACTGGCCCGTACCGGAACCCACAGCGATCTGTTTGGAAGATGA
- a CDS encoding type II toxin-antitoxin system RelB/DinJ family antitoxin: MAGSTTNISIRMDADLKAQADTLFNELGMNLSTAFNIFVRQSLREGRIPFDVSLNQPNAETIAAMQEAERIARDPNAKRYSDVEEALRELKR, encoded by the coding sequence ATGGCTGGCTCCACTACCAACATCAGCATCCGCATGGATGCCGACTTGAAAGCGCAGGCTGACACGCTGTTTAACGAATTGGGGATGAACCTCTCCACGGCGTTCAATATTTTTGTTCGCCAATCGCTTCGGGAAGGCCGGATTCCCTTTGATGTTTCGCTCAATCAGCCCAATGCCGAAACCATTGCGGCGATGCAGGAAGCCGAACGTATTGCCCGCGACCCCAATGCGAAACGCTACAGCGATGTAGAGGAAGCGTTGAGGGAGCTAAAAAGATGA
- a CDS encoding allophanate hydrolase-related protein, producing MKITHFEPKEGNIFVAVCGLHMRGLPLEKQMLEHEALFIRETSTASKYQLFKLPTNPAKPGLLKRSHGGASIQVEIWEMPHTQFGSFVDAIPAPLGFGKIELSDGSEVSGFLCEAYACADAEDITAAGGWRNILPIEG from the coding sequence ATGAAAATAACACATTTTGAACCAAAAGAAGGCAACATCTTTGTTGCCGTATGCGGTTTGCACATGCGCGGGCTGCCGTTGGAAAAACAGATGCTGGAACATGAAGCCCTTTTTATCCGCGAGACATCAACAGCATCCAAATATCAATTATTTAAACTGCCGACAAACCCGGCCAAACCAGGCCTGCTGAAAAGAAGCCATGGAGGAGCGTCAATCCAGGTTGAAATCTGGGAAATGCCTCACACTCAGTTTGGCAGCTTTGTTGACGCCATCCCTGCTCCTCTTGGGTTCGGCAAAATTGAACTGTCGGATGGATCAGAGGTTTCGGGGTTTTTATGCGAGGCTTATGCTTGTGCTGATGCAGAAGATATTACAGCCGCAGGAGGTTGGAGAAATATTCTTCCTATAGAGGGATGA